A region of Aquipuribacter sp. SD81 DNA encodes the following proteins:
- a CDS encoding DUF1990 family protein produces the protein MTLSRGILVGHGRPAFEAAAEHLLTWGAHRDAGLRVTAEADRVTPGTTVSLVIGRPPLAVTARCVVLAVVEEPRERGFVYEALPGHPERGVQHFRVSLADDGTVSAVVHAESAPASLLARLGGPVTALVQRRVVDGYLRALRRAGLAAEDRVCPVGPG, from the coding sequence GTGACGCTCAGCCGCGGCATCCTCGTCGGCCACGGCCGGCCCGCCTTCGAGGCGGCCGCCGAGCACCTGCTGACGTGGGGCGCGCACCGCGACGCGGGGCTGCGCGTGACGGCGGAGGCGGACCGCGTCACGCCCGGCACGACGGTCTCCCTCGTGATCGGCCGCCCGCCGCTCGCGGTCACGGCACGCTGCGTCGTGCTCGCCGTCGTCGAGGAGCCGCGCGAGCGCGGCTTCGTCTACGAGGCGCTGCCGGGTCACCCCGAGCGCGGCGTGCAGCACTTCCGCGTGAGCCTCGCCGACGACGGGACGGTCAGCGCCGTCGTGCACGCCGAGTCCGCGCCGGCCTCACTGCTGGCGAGGCTCGGCGGGCCCGTCACCGCGCTCGTGCAGCGTCGGGTCGTCGACGGCTACCTGCGGGCGCTGCGCCGGGCGGGCCTGGCGGCCGAGGACCGGGTCTGTCCGGTGGGACCGGGGTGA